One genomic region from Sphingobacterium sp. UGAL515B_05 encodes:
- a CDS encoding phytase: MTNLKTILTLTLGASTLLQMACKNAQTNNVESIKPVVVTDAVRYDSDDPAIWINKSDPSKSLILATDKDADGALFVYDLQGKTVKEKVVSNLKRPNNVDVAYGLVLGGKPVDIAVTTERMTHKLRIFSLPDMKPIDQGGLDMFVGETEPEFRDLMGIALYTSPKGEIYAIVGRKNGPKEGYLGQYLLEDNGSGSVKATLVRKFGSFSGKKEIEAIAVDNELGYIYYSDEQVGVKQYYADPVKGNQQLALFATAGFKEDHEGISIYKVTDSTGYILVSDQGANRFQVFSREGTKSNPFEHKYLKTVPVMATQSDGSETTSFNLNETFKHGLFVVMSDDKTFHYYRWEDIAGADLKKK; this comes from the coding sequence ATGACAAATTTAAAAACAATACTAACACTAACTTTGGGAGCATCAACCCTGCTTCAAATGGCATGCAAAAATGCGCAAACAAATAACGTAGAATCAATTAAACCCGTTGTTGTGACCGATGCTGTCCGTTATGATTCGGATGATCCTGCAATTTGGATCAATAAGAGCGATCCGAGCAAGAGTCTGATTTTAGCAACGGATAAAGATGCCGATGGAGCTTTATTCGTGTACGATTTACAGGGTAAAACGGTCAAAGAAAAAGTGGTTTCCAATTTAAAACGGCCAAACAATGTCGATGTCGCTTACGGTTTGGTATTGGGGGGGAAACCTGTCGATATCGCTGTCACAACAGAGCGTATGACCCATAAATTGCGTATTTTTTCACTACCTGACATGAAGCCGATCGATCAAGGGGGATTAGATATGTTTGTTGGTGAAACTGAGCCTGAATTCAGAGATCTGATGGGGATTGCCCTATATACTTCTCCAAAAGGAGAGATCTATGCTATTGTTGGACGAAAAAATGGACCAAAAGAAGGCTATTTGGGACAATATTTATTGGAGGATAATGGCTCTGGTTCAGTAAAAGCTACACTGGTTCGCAAATTCGGTTCATTTAGTGGAAAGAAAGAGATTGAGGCAATAGCGGTGGACAATGAGCTTGGGTATATTTACTATTCGGATGAACAGGTTGGCGTAAAACAATACTATGCGGATCCAGTAAAGGGAAACCAACAGTTGGCATTGTTTGCTACAGCAGGTTTTAAAGAAGATCATGAAGGTATTTCGATTTATAAAGTGACCGACAGTACTGGATATATCTTGGTGTCGGACCAGGGTGCAAATCGTTTTCAGGTTTTTAGTCGGGAAGGAACCAAAAGCAATCCTTTCGAACATAAATATCTGAAGACTGTGCCGGTTATGGCAACACAAAGTGATGGTTCGGAAACTACCTCTTTTAATTTAAATGAAACCTTCAAACATGGCTTGTTTGTTGTTATGAGTGACGATAAAACATTCCATTATTATCGATGGGAAGATATTGCCGGAGCCGATTTGAAAAAGAAATAG
- a CDS encoding HAMP domain-containing sensor histidine kinase: MSKQRVCGLIDGFLNVTQLNEGKLVLRKKTFNVCSLLDYIQNIYALKSVKHFIHYSGAIDSNLEIIADRDKIEQVLINFMDNAIKYSPNNSTITMHVAIHSGYFEVEIKDQGKGINHKDQKQIFNKFYRVNDDGDHYASGFGIGLFICKEIIQKHQGEIGVDSQIGQGSTFWFKIPVSV, translated from the coding sequence ATGAGCAAGCAACGCGTATGCGGCTTAATCGACGGCTTTTTAAATGTTACTCAACTAAATGAGGGTAAGTTAGTACTTCGCAAAAAGACATTTAACGTTTGTTCTTTACTCGATTATATTCAAAATATCTATGCTTTAAAATCTGTAAAGCACTTCATTCATTATTCAGGAGCAATAGATTCGAATTTGGAGATTATCGCCGATCGTGATAAAATCGAACAAGTGTTAATCAACTTTATGGATAACGCCATTAAATATTCACCCAACAATTCGACAATTACCATGCATGTGGCCATACATTCCGGTTATTTTGAAGTCGAGATCAAAGACCAAGGAAAAGGCATCAATCATAAGGACCAGAAACAAATATTCAATAAATTTTATCGTGTAAATGACGATGGGGACCATTATGCATCGGGATTTGGCATAGGACTGTTTATTTGCAAAGAAATTATTCAAAAACATCAAGGAGAAATTGGTGTCGACAGCCAGATCGGCCAAGGGTCAACCTTTTGGTTTAAAATTCCGGTCAGTGTATAA